One window from the genome of Haloprofundus halobius encodes:
- a CDS encoding type II/IV secretion system ATPase subunit, with product MSDESISSAGPTTPLDALRRRASRTLELLRGVDVAVRPLRPASDGPLASFDPPNGHEEVDRYWVSAPYAYVVVTYAAAENAHRYHTVEPDLDAFERALLRRTSSDIREPLLFGDDPVSPADSGDATLEDDPLADALAGLLESYGVSPGAESFHTLLYYLHRDFRGFGRIDPLLSDPRIEDLSCDGYGVPIFAYHNEYADIATDIRFERDELDDFVVRLAQQSGRHISVGDPIVETTLPDGSRAELALGEEVTPRGSAFTIRQYAEEPFTPVDLVEFGTFSVEQMAYLWLCIEHNKSLVFAGGTASGKTTSMNAVSMFIPPRAKVLSIEDTRELALHHDNWLSGVTRERRQEGADVDMYDLLRSALRHRPEYILVGEVRGREAVTLFQAMNTGHTTFSTMHADSIETVINRLENEPIDVPRAMVQSLDILSIQTLTRFDGERVRRTKIIGELGGIDQRTGELDYSSSFSWNPGRDEFTRHDSDLLDEIQAERGWDRSTLLRELNRRKRFLDVLCERGISDFRRFTALVDQYYADPEAALSRVGLDEDDGGGRGGSSDGDDGDDDAGDDGGDDAGDDAGDHPAEAATDGARR from the coding sequence ATGTCAGACGAATCGATATCTTCGGCCGGACCGACGACGCCCCTCGACGCGCTTCGACGACGAGCGTCGCGGACGCTCGAACTGTTGCGCGGCGTCGACGTGGCGGTTCGGCCGCTCCGGCCGGCGTCGGACGGACCGCTCGCTTCGTTCGACCCGCCGAACGGTCACGAGGAGGTCGACCGTTACTGGGTGAGCGCGCCGTACGCCTACGTCGTCGTCACGTACGCGGCGGCCGAGAACGCCCACCGCTACCACACGGTCGAACCCGACCTCGACGCGTTCGAGCGGGCGTTGCTCCGCCGCACGTCGAGCGACATCCGGGAACCGCTGCTGTTCGGTGACGACCCGGTGAGCCCCGCCGACAGCGGCGACGCGACGCTCGAAGACGACCCGCTGGCCGACGCGCTCGCCGGACTGCTCGAATCGTACGGCGTCTCGCCGGGGGCCGAGAGTTTCCACACTCTTCTGTACTACCTCCACCGCGACTTCCGCGGGTTCGGCCGCATCGACCCGCTTCTGTCCGACCCGCGAATCGAGGATCTCTCCTGCGACGGCTACGGCGTCCCCATCTTCGCGTACCACAACGAGTACGCCGACATCGCGACCGACATCCGCTTCGAGCGCGACGAACTCGACGACTTCGTCGTCCGTCTCGCTCAGCAGTCCGGTCGCCATATCTCCGTGGGCGACCCCATCGTCGAGACGACGCTGCCCGACGGGTCGCGCGCGGAACTCGCCCTCGGCGAGGAGGTGACGCCCAGAGGCTCGGCGTTCACCATCCGACAGTACGCCGAAGAGCCGTTCACGCCCGTCGATCTCGTCGAGTTCGGCACCTTCAGCGTCGAACAGATGGCGTACCTGTGGCTCTGCATCGAACACAACAAGTCGCTCGTCTTCGCGGGCGGCACGGCGTCGGGCAAGACCACCTCGATGAACGCCGTCTCGATGTTCATCCCGCCGCGGGCGAAGGTGCTCTCCATCGAGGACACCCGCGAACTGGCGCTGCACCACGACAACTGGCTCTCGGGCGTCACGCGCGAGCGCCGCCAGGAGGGCGCTGACGTCGACATGTACGACCTGCTTCGTTCGGCGCTCAGACACCGCCCCGAGTACATCCTCGTCGGCGAGGTCAGGGGAAGGGAGGCCGTCACGCTGTTTCAGGCGATGAACACCGGCCACACGACGTTCTCGACGATGCACGCCGACAGCATCGAGACGGTCATCAACCGACTGGAGAACGAACCCATCGACGTGCCGCGGGCGATGGTGCAGTCGCTCGACATCCTCTCGATACAGACGCTCACCCGCTTCGACGGCGAACGCGTCCGGCGCACGAAAATCATCGGCGAACTCGGCGGCATCGACCAGCGGACGGGCGAACTCGACTACTCGTCGTCCTTCTCGTGGAACCCCGGACGCGACGAGTTCACCCGACACGACAGCGACCTGCTCGACGAGATTCAGGCCGAGAGAGGCTGGGACCGGTCGACGCTGCTGCGCGAACTCAACCGTCGAAAGCGGTTCCTCGACGTACTGTGCGAACGTGGCATCTCGGACTTCCGCCGTTTCACCGCGCTCGTCGACCAGTACTACGCCGACCCGGAGGCGGCGCTCTCGCGTGTCGGCCTCGACGAGGACGACGGTGGAGGCCGGGGTGGCAGTAGCGATGGCGACGACGGCGACGACGACGCTGGCGACGACGGCGGCGACGACGCTGGCGACGACGCTGGCGACCATCCCGCCGAGGCGGCGACCGACGGAGCGAGACGGTGA
- a CDS encoding DUF5793 family protein: MRRDYFELAVEHIDWVETGDAPEKPTVKIDFYGPAELLQRRLSGVDGELLDAKQTDVAFRLQESLDESPEAPGVVSVTNRITGDFVLELNEDADDVLKFIRAAREYGKASGDDDGRYRVELSIEGEPLVTYEKTTFLVYNADGDLMRRESLIPSGVEL; this comes from the coding sequence ATGAGGCGGGATTACTTCGAACTGGCAGTCGAACACATCGACTGGGTCGAAACCGGCGACGCGCCCGAGAAGCCGACGGTAAAAATCGACTTCTACGGCCCCGCGGAACTCCTCCAGCGGCGGCTTTCGGGCGTGGACGGAGAGCTTCTCGACGCGAAACAGACCGACGTCGCGTTTCGACTTCAGGAATCGCTGGACGAGAGCCCCGAGGCACCGGGCGTCGTCAGTGTCACGAACCGCATCACGGGTGACTTCGTCCTCGAACTGAACGAGGACGCCGACGACGTGCTGAAGTTCATCCGGGCCGCGCGCGAGTACGGGAAAGCGTCCGGCGACGACGACGGCCGGTACCGAGTCGAACTCTCCATCGAAGGCGAACCGCTCGTCACGTACGAAAAGACGACGTTTCTCGTCTACAACGCCGACGGCGACCTGATGCGACGAGAGAGCCTCATCCCCTCCGGCGTCGAACTCTGA
- a CDS encoding uracil-DNA glycosylase family protein, which translates to MKNVTDRTSNPFGMRPSCPEFVPGYGDANAHFHVVGDHPGVHGGADTGVPFTNEASRKLQRALVEAGLLRSAGDEPEVDRTFLSYLHMCVSETTPTQAAYDDMERFFDAELRAIAAHVLVPVGARATKHVLEMYTAQAWKTEIDMEQLHATEMRGSGWLVVPVKDPAEWEDGDGDRLVEALLTLQSTDYRRETDLGRFLPGDDPYLVR; encoded by the coding sequence GTGAAGAACGTCACCGACCGCACGAGCAACCCGTTCGGCATGCGGCCGTCCTGCCCCGAGTTCGTCCCCGGCTACGGCGACGCCAACGCGCACTTTCACGTCGTCGGCGACCACCCCGGCGTCCACGGCGGCGCCGACACCGGCGTCCCCTTTACGAACGAAGCGAGTCGAAAACTCCAGCGGGCGCTCGTCGAGGCGGGGTTACTCCGCAGCGCGGGTGACGAACCGGAGGTCGACCGGACGTTCCTGTCGTACCTCCACATGTGCGTCTCCGAAACGACGCCGACGCAGGCGGCGTACGACGACATGGAACGGTTCTTCGACGCAGAACTCCGCGCCATCGCCGCGCACGTTCTCGTGCCGGTGGGCGCACGCGCGACGAAGCACGTCCTCGAAATGTACACCGCACAGGCGTGGAAGACCGAAATTGACATGGAACAACTCCACGCGACGGAGATGCGCGGCAGCGGGTGGCTCGTCGTCCCCGTCAAAGACCCCGCGGAGTGGGAGGACGGCGACGGGGACCGCCTCGTCGAGGCGCTGTTGACGCTGCAGTCGACCGACTACCGTCGCGAGACGGACCTCGGGCGCTTCCTCCCCGGCGACGACCCGTATCTCGTCCGGTAG
- a CDS encoding acyl-CoA synthetase → MTQHNLESYEETYDSFTWDDIYGEADWDAPERLNIAHEVCDRHAAGGENVALRYVGTDGESETLTFAELREQSNRFANVLESLGVERSDRVFSYMPRVPEHYVALVGALKRGAVWGSVNERFGPDGITYRLDDCDAKLVVTTAENEETVERALDDAPSVETVIVLGTDDARGERRQGDERHDDVDFDRAMSEASDEYQVAETGGEDDALLYYTSGTTGLAKGVLHKHRWVAGVAATQRFAVDLQPGDLYWSTADLGWLTGPINTLGAWFWGTTLFTYEGEFDPETWAELLDEYPVSVLFSVPTAYRMLRANEEVLAGVNLDLRHALSIGEPLSAGVIDWAEERLGVTVYDTYGQTETGNMVVNNYPTMELRPGSMGKPLPGVTSDIVDPETGEPLGPNETGEIAHRGEFPCFFAEYWEKPEQTADCFVNDWYLSGDLAQKDEDGYFWFEGRADDVILSSGYRIGPFEVESSLGEHPAVAEAAVVPKPHSERGNIVKAYVVLAEGESPGDELAEDIQQHVRNELSAHEYPREVEFVDDLPKTVTGKIRRTELRDQTDDPTA, encoded by the coding sequence ATGACACAGCACAACCTCGAATCGTACGAGGAGACGTACGACTCGTTCACGTGGGACGACATCTACGGCGAAGCCGACTGGGACGCGCCCGAGCGACTGAACATCGCGCACGAGGTGTGCGACCGCCACGCCGCCGGCGGCGAGAACGTGGCGCTTCGCTACGTCGGCACCGACGGGGAGAGCGAGACACTCACTTTCGCCGAACTGAGGGAGCAGTCGAACCGATTCGCGAACGTACTCGAATCACTCGGCGTCGAGCGCAGCGACCGGGTGTTCTCGTACATGCCGCGGGTGCCCGAACACTACGTCGCGCTCGTCGGCGCGCTGAAGCGCGGGGCCGTCTGGGGCAGCGTCAACGAGCGGTTCGGACCTGATGGCATCACCTACCGCCTCGACGACTGCGACGCGAAACTCGTCGTCACGACCGCCGAGAACGAGGAGACGGTGGAGCGAGCGCTCGACGACGCGCCCTCGGTCGAGACCGTAATCGTCCTCGGAACGGACGACGCTCGCGGCGAGAGGCGGCAGGGCGACGAGCGTCACGACGACGTGGACTTCGACCGCGCGATGAGTGAGGCGAGCGACGAGTACCAGGTGGCGGAAACGGGCGGCGAGGACGACGCGCTGCTGTACTACACCAGCGGGACCACGGGACTGGCGAAGGGCGTTCTCCACAAACACCGGTGGGTCGCGGGCGTCGCGGCGACCCAGCGATTCGCCGTCGACCTCCAACCGGGCGACCTCTACTGGAGCACGGCCGATTTGGGCTGGCTCACCGGCCCCATCAACACGCTCGGCGCGTGGTTCTGGGGGACGACGCTGTTCACCTACGAGGGCGAGTTCGACCCCGAGACGTGGGCTGAGTTGCTCGACGAGTATCCCGTCTCCGTTCTCTTCAGCGTCCCCACCGCCTACCGGATGCTCCGCGCGAACGAGGAGGTGCTCGCGGGCGTCAATCTCGACCTCAGACACGCGCTGAGCATCGGCGAACCGCTGAGCGCGGGCGTCATCGACTGGGCTGAAGAGCGCCTTGGCGTGACGGTGTACGACACCTACGGCCAGACCGAGACGGGCAACATGGTCGTCAACAACTACCCGACGATGGAACTCAGACCGGGGAGCATGGGTAAACCGCTCCCCGGCGTGACCTCCGACATCGTCGACCCCGAGACGGGCGAACCCCTGGGGCCGAACGAGACGGGCGAGATCGCCCACCGCGGCGAGTTCCCGTGTTTCTTCGCGGAGTACTGGGAGAAGCCGGAGCAGACCGCCGACTGTTTCGTGAACGATTGGTATCTCTCGGGCGACCTGGCCCAGAAGGACGAGGACGGCTACTTCTGGTTCGAGGGCCGCGCCGACGACGTCATCCTCTCGTCGGGCTACCGCATCGGCCCGTTCGAGGTGGAGTCGTCGCTCGGCGAACACCCCGCCGTCGCGGAGGCGGCCGTCGTCCCCAAACCCCACTCCGAGCGCGGTAACATCGTGAAGGCGTACGTCGTCCTCGCCGAGGGTGAGAGCCCCGGCGACGAACTCGCGGAGGACATTCAGCAGCACGTCCGAAACGAACTCTCCGCGCACGAGTACCCCAGGGAGGTGGAGTTCGTCGACGACTTGCCGAAGACGGTGACGGGCAAGATTCGACGGACGGAATTGCGCGACCAGACCGACGACCCGACGGCGTAG
- a CDS encoding MBL fold metallo-hydrolase: MSPPSDTTWRVPLRGINAYLVDAEGLTLVDAGTPMDATRLREYVARAGYSLAEVERVLLTHYDFDHVGALAGLAEMGLDAPVYASEPDASFLLGEAKPPLGNHKGVLQRALGAFVDVPDLEVERVVDGDTVGAFVAYRTPGHTPGHTSFVHREYGLALVGDLVRGDDGRFARLPSVLAYDADRNDRSVRQLAEHLGDVDVVGMGHGDPVRSEGGRRFREYAELL; the protein is encoded by the coding sequence ATGAGTCCGCCTTCCGACACGACGTGGCGGGTACCGCTCCGCGGCATCAACGCCTATCTCGTCGACGCCGAGGGACTGACGCTCGTCGACGCGGGCACGCCGATGGACGCCACCCGACTCCGCGAGTACGTCGCGCGCGCCGGCTACTCGCTCGCCGAAGTCGAACGCGTCCTCCTCACCCACTACGACTTCGACCACGTCGGCGCGCTCGCCGGGTTGGCCGAGATGGGCCTCGACGCGCCCGTCTACGCCAGCGAACCCGACGCGAGCTTTCTACTGGGGGAGGCGAAACCGCCGCTCGGCAACCACAAGGGCGTGCTCCAGCGCGCCCTCGGCGCGTTCGTCGACGTGCCGGACCTCGAAGTCGAACGCGTCGTCGACGGCGACACCGTCGGCGCGTTCGTCGCCTACCGGACCCCCGGCCACACGCCGGGACACACCTCGTTCGTCCACCGCGAGTACGGGTTGGCGCTCGTCGGCGATCTCGTCCGCGGCGACGACGGTCGGTTCGCGCGCCTCCCCTCCGTGCTCGCCTACGACGCCGACCGAAACGACCGGAGCGTCCGCCAGTTGGCCGAGCACCTCGGCGACGTCGACGTCGTCGGGATGGGTCACGGCGACCCGGTTCGGTCCGAGGGAGGCCGGCGGTTCCGCGAGTACGCCGAGTTGCTCTGA
- a CDS encoding DnaJ domain-containing protein gives MPENFYDLLGVSDDATQAELKAAYRAKAREYHPDVNDDDRATAQFQTIRRAYDVLSDESERADYERLGHRTYVKKRMKGYPSASRWGDDDSSSTSASRSSASSETSATASSRSRRTSTSTSTSTSSASTSSTGRSSTARSASASGTASSTSTTRTSRSRSSARPTNATVGGHDPEATSARARAREARRARRRQQREQNEARSSRRRTLLYHWTAVLGATILYAAGIAQFFVFELAALEAFAAELAAAPSAALTGSFGLGSLFEFVLAAGQTAPTTPTALLFPVGAVALPLSLVVTVHRFGSGTTWFYVVGAFAPLAAVGLSAALAPMASLTLLLAVVVPVLSAALFIGDVGRYLWATR, from the coding sequence ATGCCCGAGAACTTCTACGACCTCCTCGGCGTCTCCGACGACGCGACACAGGCGGAGCTGAAAGCCGCCTACCGGGCGAAAGCGCGTGAGTATCACCCGGACGTGAACGACGACGACCGCGCCACCGCGCAGTTCCAGACGATTCGCCGGGCGTACGACGTGCTCTCCGACGAGTCCGAACGAGCCGACTACGAGCGCCTGGGGCACAGAACGTACGTGAAAAAGCGGATGAAAGGCTACCCCTCGGCGTCGCGGTGGGGCGACGACGATAGCTCGTCGACCTCCGCGAGCAGGTCGTCCGCTTCCAGCGAAACGTCGGCGACCGCCTCGTCGCGGTCCCGTCGCACCAGCACGTCGACATCGACATCGACTTCCTCCGCGTCGACCTCCTCTACGGGCCGTTCGTCGACCGCTCGCTCGGCCTCGGCGTCCGGTACCGCCTCGTCGACGAGTACGACGAGGACCTCCCGCAGTCGGTCGAGTGCTCGTCCGACGAACGCGACGGTCGGCGGCCACGACCCGGAGGCAACGAGCGCCCGCGCGAGAGCGCGGGAGGCCCGTCGCGCGCGCCGCCGCCAACAGCGCGAACAGAACGAGGCCCGCTCGTCGCGTCGTCGAACACTTCTGTACCACTGGACGGCCGTCCTCGGCGCGACGATACTGTACGCCGCCGGTATCGCGCAGTTCTTCGTCTTCGAACTCGCCGCGCTTGAAGCGTTTGCGGCCGAACTCGCGGCCGCGCCGTCGGCGGCGCTGACCGGTTCGTTCGGCCTCGGAAGCCTCTTCGAGTTCGTCCTCGCAGCGGGACAGACGGCCCCGACGACACCCACCGCCCTCCTCTTCCCGGTCGGCGCGGTCGCACTCCCGCTCTCGCTCGTCGTCACCGTCCACCGGTTCGGTTCGGGGACGACGTGGTTCTACGTCGTCGGCGCGTTCGCCCCGCTCGCCGCCGTCGGCCTGAGCGCCGCGCTCGCGCCGATGGCGTCGCTGACGCTGCTTCTGGCCGTCGTCGTGCCCGTTCTCTCGGCGGCGCTGTTCATCGGCGACGTGGGACGGTATCTCTGGGCGACGCGGTAA
- a CDS encoding MBL fold metallo-hydrolase, which translates to MKRIQLGNTVFEGKNDVYLLDGETTALVDTGVATAAVREQLESELAAFDVSFADVDEILLTHWHYDHAGLAGEIQAESDAVVRVHEADAPLVAGEESALSAENETTRRKLREWGLPDDRREELLDFLGEHESLAGRPADVTPFGDGETFDIDGREYEAVHLPGHSAGLSAFAFEGESGEEAFVGDAILPKYTPNVGGADVRLDAPLERYVDSLVRFIDRDFDRAWPGHRDVIDEPSARAATILEHHRERTENVVGVLRERGPSDPWTVSAHLFGELRNIHVLHGPGEAYAHLAHLEARGVAERDGNEYELVDDDPDVDDLFPRVGRVE; encoded by the coding sequence GTGAAGCGAATCCAACTGGGGAACACCGTCTTCGAGGGGAAAAACGACGTCTACCTCCTCGACGGGGAGACGACGGCCCTCGTCGATACGGGCGTCGCGACCGCGGCCGTCCGTGAGCAACTCGAATCCGAGTTGGCGGCGTTCGACGTCAGTTTCGCCGACGTCGACGAGATTCTCCTCACCCACTGGCACTACGACCACGCCGGCCTCGCCGGCGAGATACAGGCCGAGAGCGATGCCGTCGTCCGCGTCCACGAGGCCGACGCACCGCTCGTCGCCGGCGAGGAGAGCGCGCTCTCCGCCGAGAACGAGACGACGCGCCGGAAACTCCGCGAGTGGGGCCTGCCAGACGACCGCCGCGAGGAACTGCTCGACTTCCTCGGCGAACACGAGAGCCTCGCGGGTCGCCCCGCCGACGTGACGCCCTTCGGCGACGGCGAGACGTTCGATATCGACGGCCGCGAGTACGAGGCGGTCCACCTGCCCGGCCACTCCGCCGGACTTTCGGCGTTCGCCTTCGAGGGCGAGTCGGGCGAAGAAGCGTTCGTTGGCGACGCGATTCTCCCGAAGTACACCCCGAACGTCGGCGGCGCGGACGTACGCCTCGACGCACCGCTGGAACGGTACGTCGACAGTCTCGTCCGCTTCATCGACCGCGACTTCGACCGCGCGTGGCCCGGCCACCGCGACGTCATCGACGAACCGTCGGCGCGCGCGGCGACGATTCTGGAGCACCACCGCGAACGGACCGAGAACGTCGTCGGCGTACTGCGTGAGCGTGGTCCGAGCGACCCGTGGACAGTCAGCGCCCACCTCTTCGGCGAACTGCGGAACATCCACGTGCTCCACGGTCCCGGCGAGGCGTACGCCCACCTCGCACATCTCGAAGCACGCGGCGTCGCCGAACGCGACGGCAACGAGTACGAACTCGTGGACGACGACCCGGACGTGGACGACCTGTTCCCGAGGGTCGGACGCGTCGAGTAA
- a CDS encoding DNA-directed RNA polymerase subunit L, producing MELRVIDKTDEELRIEVAGEDHTFMNVLKGALLETESVVAATYDMNPEQSGGQTEPVLTVKTDGADPLDALGESAGLVRTQMGSLRDAYESAAGA from the coding sequence ATGGAACTGCGGGTCATCGACAAGACCGACGAGGAACTCCGCATCGAAGTCGCCGGCGAGGACCACACGTTCATGAACGTGCTCAAGGGTGCGCTGCTGGAGACAGAGAGCGTCGTCGCCGCGACGTACGACATGAACCCCGAGCAGTCCGGCGGGCAGACAGAACCCGTGTTGACCGTCAAGACCGACGGTGCCGACCCCCTCGACGCGCTCGGCGAGTCCGCCGGACTCGTCCGGACTCAGATGGGCAGCCTCCGCGACGCCTACGAGTCGGCCGCCGGCGCGTAG
- a CDS encoding DUF1684 domain-containing protein: protein MSTPSDWEASLEQYRRDKDDYFRDHPQSPIHGIERAEFGGLYYYPPDDDYRFELDLHEHDDKEQVVAATTTEGEREYLRWGEFRFEVDGEQQRLQAYRRSEDDPGLWVPFRDETSGEETYGAGRYLDLHADEDRLGDGRWVVDFNLAYNPFCAYSARYECPMVPVENWLDVAIEAGEKTYESSEGYSAAE from the coding sequence ATGAGTACACCGTCCGACTGGGAGGCGTCGCTCGAACAGTACCGCCGAGACAAAGACGACTACTTCCGCGACCACCCGCAGTCACCGATTCATGGGATCGAACGCGCCGAGTTCGGGGGTCTGTACTACTATCCGCCGGACGACGACTATCGCTTCGAGCTCGACTTACACGAGCACGACGACAAAGAACAGGTGGTCGCCGCGACGACAACGGAGGGCGAACGCGAGTACCTGCGCTGGGGAGAGTTCCGATTCGAGGTCGACGGCGAGCAACAGCGGTTACAGGCGTACCGCCGGAGCGAGGACGACCCCGGGCTCTGGGTACCGTTCCGCGACGAGACCAGCGGCGAGGAGACGTACGGCGCGGGTCGGTATCTCGACTTACACGCCGACGAGGACCGCCTCGGCGACGGCCGGTGGGTCGTCGACTTCAACCTCGCGTACAACCCCTTCTGCGCGTACTCCGCGCGCTACGAGTGTCCGATGGTTCCGGTCGAAAACTGGCTCGACGTCGCTATCGAGGCGGGCGAGAAGACGTACGAGTCGAGTGAGGGGTACAGCGCAGCGGAGTAG
- the hisF gene encoding imidazole glycerol phosphate synthase subunit HisF — MLTKRIIPCIDVDLDDHGNPAVYTGVNFEDLKYTGDPVEMAKLYNEAGADEFVFLDITASADGRETMLDTVSRVADEVFIPLTVGGGIRTREDIKETLRAGADKVSINTAALDRPELITEGAAAFGSQCMVISVDARRRYDEAGDHYARVDGESCWFECTVKGGREGTGVDVVSWAEEAESRGAGELFVNSIDADGTKDGYDIPLTKAVCDAVSTPVIASSGCGGPEDMYEVFTEAGADAGLAASIFHFDEYSIRDCKEYLAERDVPVRL; from the coding sequence ATGCTGACGAAGCGCATCATCCCCTGTATCGACGTGGATTTGGACGACCACGGCAATCCGGCCGTCTACACCGGCGTCAACTTCGAGGATCTGAAGTACACCGGCGACCCCGTGGAGATGGCCAAACTGTACAACGAGGCGGGCGCCGACGAGTTCGTCTTCCTCGACATCACCGCCTCCGCCGACGGCCGCGAGACGATGCTCGACACCGTTTCGCGCGTCGCCGACGAGGTGTTCATTCCGCTGACCGTCGGCGGTGGCATCCGCACCCGTGAGGACATCAAAGAGACGCTCCGCGCCGGGGCGGACAAAGTCTCTATCAACACCGCGGCGCTGGACCGCCCCGAACTCATCACCGAGGGCGCGGCGGCGTTCGGCAGTCAGTGCATGGTCATCAGCGTCGACGCCCGCCGCCGATACGACGAGGCGGGCGACCACTACGCGCGGGTCGACGGCGAGTCCTGCTGGTTCGAGTGTACGGTGAAGGGCGGCCGCGAGGGCACCGGCGTCGACGTGGTCTCGTGGGCCGAGGAGGCCGAGTCCCGCGGCGCGGGCGAACTGTTCGTCAACTCCATCGACGCCGACGGCACGAAGGACGGCTACGACATTCCGCTGACGAAAGCGGTCTGCGACGCCGTCTCGACGCCCGTCATCGCCTCCTCCGGGTGCGGCGGCCCCGAGGACATGTACGAGGTGTTCACCGAGGCGGGCGCCGACGCCGGCCTCGCCGCCTCGATCTTCCATTTCGACGAGTACTCGATTCGGGACTGCAAAGAGTATCTGGCCGAGCGCGACGTGCCGGTTCGGCTGTAA